The following coding sequences lie in one Megalodesulfovibrio gigas DSM 1382 = ATCC 19364 genomic window:
- a CDS encoding PEGA domain-containing protein, which produces MRPLAVCMRSLLLLAIVLCGISLHAPLACAQEEGTLMVKTDPANAKVRLLYVKPKFVQGIKLAPGNYMIDVQADGYETTFKEFSIAAGKTTAVEVVLKPLPGTTPAAQTPAETAPKPADESPSPASPGTADQEPLGQLFVEVAPGDATIRILSIKPKFQQGIELAPGTYRINVTKAGYVSQELPAEIKPREKTTIKVRLEKEAAPKQELPLNRKGYGRLYVDAIPDDADIRVLRIKPVFEQGIELKADKYTIDIQKDGYEKQVLRVDIKDREATRLNVTLVPLATADAPAPPAETPAPANDNNGSTPVVVPPVEATVVSTTNQTGARDAMAPGHGKLLLNMTPPEVEATIAELEVRYQHGMALPVGNYTIHFLKEGYADHSVRASIQDGQALTLDVTLKPETAPAASSFSRIKEVDAPDLKGNIGKLFLETSPPDAAIMVLNIKPKFEQGIELKSGSYRLDIRHDGYEPMRVVVVIAPRKAVTYRVVLQPAAEQPAPIPQKGEPAAPSPVSTQQAEQAKARLQEGRTLLEDGNAQGALEALSAAVTLDPSLVDAVILRAAVHTRLEQFDQALEDYNRAIKLAGKTPHAFLERAKLNETLQRPDAACYDYWMACSLDACDGIRDAQKRGLCQ; this is translated from the coding sequence ATGCGTCCTCTCGCTGTGTGCATGCGCAGCCTGCTATTGCTGGCTATCGTCCTGTGCGGCATCTCGCTGCATGCTCCCCTCGCCTGTGCCCAGGAGGAGGGAACTCTCATGGTCAAGACGGACCCTGCAAACGCCAAGGTCCGCCTGCTGTATGTCAAACCGAAATTTGTCCAGGGCATCAAACTGGCGCCGGGCAACTACATGATTGATGTCCAGGCGGACGGCTACGAAACCACCTTCAAGGAATTTTCCATCGCGGCCGGCAAAACCACCGCCGTGGAGGTGGTGCTCAAGCCCTTGCCCGGAACCACGCCCGCGGCACAGACACCAGCAGAGACTGCCCCGAAACCGGCAGACGAGTCCCCCTCTCCGGCCTCCCCCGGCACCGCAGACCAGGAACCCCTGGGACAATTGTTCGTGGAGGTCGCCCCCGGGGATGCCACCATCCGCATCCTGAGCATCAAACCCAAATTCCAGCAAGGCATTGAACTCGCTCCCGGCACGTACCGCATCAATGTCACCAAGGCAGGGTATGTGTCCCAGGAATTGCCTGCCGAGATCAAGCCACGCGAAAAGACCACCATCAAGGTCCGCCTGGAAAAGGAAGCGGCCCCAAAGCAGGAACTGCCGCTGAACCGCAAGGGGTACGGCCGGCTGTATGTGGATGCCATACCGGACGATGCCGACATCCGCGTGCTGCGCATCAAGCCAGTGTTCGAACAAGGCATTGAACTCAAGGCGGACAAATACACCATCGATATCCAAAAGGATGGCTACGAAAAACAGGTGCTGCGCGTGGACATCAAGGACCGGGAGGCCACCCGCCTCAACGTCACCCTGGTGCCCCTCGCCACTGCAGATGCCCCTGCCCCCCCAGCCGAGACGCCTGCCCCGGCCAATGACAACAACGGGTCCACGCCTGTGGTCGTTCCGCCGGTCGAGGCCACCGTGGTCTCCACCACCAACCAGACTGGAGCCCGGGACGCCATGGCCCCCGGCCACGGCAAGCTGCTCCTGAACATGACGCCGCCAGAGGTGGAAGCCACCATCGCGGAACTGGAAGTCCGCTACCAGCACGGCATGGCGCTTCCCGTGGGCAATTATACCATCCACTTCCTCAAGGAAGGCTATGCCGACCATTCCGTTCGGGCGAGCATCCAGGACGGACAAGCGCTGACGCTGGACGTCACCCTCAAGCCGGAAACAGCCCCCGCAGCCTCGTCCTTTTCCCGAATCAAGGAAGTTGACGCACCGGACCTCAAAGGCAACATCGGCAAGCTGTTCCTGGAGACTTCGCCCCCGGACGCCGCCATCATGGTGCTCAACATCAAGCCCAAGTTTGAGCAGGGCATTGAATTGAAGTCCGGCAGCTATCGCCTGGACATCCGTCACGACGGCTACGAGCCCATGCGCGTGGTGGTGGTCATTGCCCCCCGCAAGGCCGTGACGTACCGGGTGGTGCTGCAGCCGGCCGCAGAGCAACCCGCCCCAATCCCGCAAAAGGGAGAACCCGCGGCGCCCTCCCCGGTGTCCACCCAGCAGGCGGAACAAGCCAAAGCGCGACTGCAGGAAGGCCGCACCCTGCTGGAGGACGGCAACGCCCAGGGGGCGCTGGAAGCGCTCAGCGCCGCCGTCACGTTGGATCCGTCCCTGGTCGATGCGGTTATTCTGCGCGCGGCCGTGCACACCCGGCTTGAGCAGTTTGATCAGGCGCTGGAAGACTACAACCGGGCCATCAAACTCGCCGGCAAGACACCGCATGCCTTCCTTGAACGCGCCAAACTCAATGAAACGCTGCAGCGTCCCGACGCAGCCTGCTATGACTACTGGATGGCCTGCTCCCTGGATGCGTGCGACGGCATCCGCGATGCGCAAAAGCGAGGGCTGTGCCAGTAG
- the lon gene encoding endopeptidase La, which produces MSKPYLLDGDSQTEALRLPLMSLREVVMFPRSIVPLFVGREASIKAIEHALAHYDKKIFLVAQREPEIEKPEPQDLFQVGTVSKILQLLRLPDGTIKVLFEGLYRAIWTPDGETFPADQLYPVIATRKMLEEDYNTPETKALIRATQEALEEFGKVNKKLAPETILAVSSLTTPGKMADAIMPHLKVDYLRKQEILEQTDPRSRLEEAFALLQGEIEITALEKKIKNRVKNQMERNQRDYYLNEQMKAISKEMGREDDPVAETAELEEKLKAKVMSDEAREKALKEIKKLRTMPPSSAEYTVVRNYVDWILDLPWNTLKETSIDLEEARKILDEDHYGLDKPKERILEFLAVQKLVQTMKGPILCLVGPPGVGKTSLAKSVARATGREFVRLSLGGVRDEAEIRGHRRTYVGALPGKIIQSLKRVDFNNPLFCLDEIDKMSMDFRGDPSAALLEVLDPEQNYAFSDHYLDLDYDLSKIFFITTANTLHSIPLPLQDRMEIIQLPGYLEVEKKKIAKSFLLPKQLEHHGLKEENVQLSENAVLEVIRRYTREAGVRNLEREIASICRKVARNLVEKDELAKTVSVSVQNLGTYLGVPKFRYGEKEEQPQVGVSTGLAYTEMGGELLVVETALMPGDGKVEITGKLGDVMTESARAARSYIRSRSDLFGLKSDFYKLADLHIHVPEGAIPKDGPSAGITLATSMISALLNIPVRNDLAMTGEITLRGRVLPIGGLREKLLAAHRGLITTVLIPKDNAKDLKDVPEEIVKSLEIIQVEHMDEVIQHALIPPTDRAIFSTLEHCAPIASTLLKDDGHHPQQRH; this is translated from the coding sequence ATGTCTAAACCGTACCTGCTGGACGGCGATTCCCAGACCGAGGCCCTGCGCCTGCCCCTCATGTCCCTGCGTGAGGTGGTCATGTTCCCGCGGTCCATCGTGCCCCTCTTTGTGGGCCGGGAAGCCTCCATCAAGGCCATCGAGCACGCCCTGGCCCATTACGACAAAAAGATTTTTCTGGTGGCCCAGCGCGAGCCGGAAATTGAAAAACCCGAGCCCCAGGATCTCTTCCAGGTGGGCACGGTCAGCAAGATTCTCCAGCTGCTTCGTCTGCCGGACGGCACCATCAAGGTGCTCTTCGAGGGGCTGTACCGCGCCATCTGGACCCCGGACGGCGAGACCTTCCCTGCCGACCAGCTCTACCCGGTCATCGCCACCCGCAAGATGCTGGAAGAAGACTACAACACCCCCGAAACCAAGGCCCTCATCCGCGCCACGCAGGAGGCCCTGGAAGAATTCGGCAAGGTGAACAAGAAGCTGGCCCCGGAAACCATCCTGGCCGTCTCCTCCCTGACCACCCCCGGCAAAATGGCCGACGCCATCATGCCGCATCTGAAGGTGGACTACCTGCGCAAGCAGGAGATCCTGGAGCAGACCGATCCCAGGTCCCGTCTGGAGGAAGCCTTTGCCCTGCTGCAAGGTGAAATCGAGATCACGGCCCTGGAAAAGAAAATCAAAAACCGCGTCAAAAATCAGATGGAGCGCAACCAGCGCGACTACTATCTGAACGAGCAGATGAAGGCCATCTCCAAGGAGATGGGCCGCGAGGACGATCCCGTGGCCGAAACCGCCGAGCTGGAAGAAAAGCTCAAGGCCAAGGTCATGTCTGACGAGGCCCGGGAAAAGGCCCTCAAGGAAATCAAAAAACTGCGCACCATGCCGCCGTCCTCCGCAGAGTACACGGTGGTGCGCAACTATGTGGACTGGATTCTGGATCTGCCCTGGAACACCCTGAAGGAAACCTCCATCGATCTGGAAGAAGCCCGCAAGATCCTGGACGAAGACCACTACGGCCTGGACAAGCCCAAGGAACGCATCCTGGAGTTCCTGGCCGTGCAGAAGCTGGTGCAGACCATGAAAGGCCCCATCCTCTGTCTGGTGGGCCCTCCTGGCGTGGGCAAAACCTCCCTGGCCAAGTCCGTGGCCCGGGCCACCGGTCGCGAGTTCGTGCGCCTCTCCCTGGGCGGCGTGCGGGACGAAGCGGAAATCCGCGGGCATCGCCGGACCTACGTGGGCGCACTGCCCGGCAAGATCATCCAGTCCCTCAAGCGGGTGGACTTCAATAACCCGTTGTTCTGCCTGGATGAAATCGACAAGATGAGCATGGACTTCCGCGGCGATCCCTCGGCAGCCCTCCTGGAAGTGCTGGATCCCGAACAGAACTACGCCTTCAGCGACCATTATCTGGATCTGGATTACGATCTTTCCAAGATTTTCTTCATCACCACGGCCAATACCCTGCACAGCATCCCGCTGCCCCTGCAGGACCGCATGGAAATCATCCAGCTGCCCGGCTACCTGGAAGTGGAGAAGAAGAAGATCGCCAAGTCTTTCCTGCTGCCCAAGCAGTTGGAGCACCATGGCCTGAAGGAAGAGAACGTCCAGCTTTCGGAAAATGCGGTGCTGGAAGTCATCCGTCGCTACACCCGCGAAGCCGGCGTGCGCAACCTGGAGCGGGAAATCGCCTCCATCTGCCGCAAGGTGGCCCGCAACCTGGTGGAAAAGGACGAGCTGGCCAAGACCGTGAGCGTGAGCGTGCAGAATCTGGGTACCTATCTGGGCGTGCCCAAGTTCCGCTATGGCGAAAAGGAAGAGCAGCCTCAGGTGGGCGTTTCCACCGGTCTGGCCTACACCGAGATGGGCGGCGAACTGCTGGTGGTGGAAACTGCCCTCATGCCCGGGGACGGCAAGGTGGAGATCACCGGCAAGCTGGGGGACGTGATGACCGAATCCGCCCGCGCGGCCCGGTCTTACATCCGCTCCCGGTCGGATCTCTTCGGCCTGAAGTCCGACTTCTACAAGCTGGCGGACCTGCACATTCACGTGCCCGAAGGCGCCATCCCCAAGGACGGCCCCTCGGCAGGCATCACCCTGGCCACATCCATGATCTCGGCCCTGCTGAACATCCCCGTGCGCAACGATCTGGCCATGACTGGCGAAATCACCCTGCGCGGCCGGGTGCTGCCCATCGGCGGCCTGCGGGAAAAGCTCCTGGCGGCGCATCGCGGGCTCATCACCACGGTGCTCATTCCCAAGGACAACGCCAAGGACCTGAAAGACGTGCCCGAGGAAATCGTCAAGTCCCTGGAAATCATCCAGGTGGAGCACATGGACGAGGTCATCCAGCACGCCCTCATCCCGCCCACGGATCGCGCCATCTTCTCCACCTTGGAGCACTGCGCGCCCATCGCCTCCACCCTGCTCAAGGATGACGGGCATCATCCGCAGCAGCGGCATTAG
- the tig gene encoding trigger factor: protein MEYTVEAVTSVMRSIKVHVSEDEVHASLAATTAMYRKDVDIKGFRKGKAPTSIIEGKFKKQIAAEATTDLVNLHINEILGELKVSPVSRIDFDGGEMEKGQTFDYTIRFEVMPEIELPAFEGTTVEEETPVVNEAEIEAVMDRIRNNAAEVVPVETPRKPVNGDIVVVSFKARKDGAVIPGLEAENFELSLGEGHALEPFEEMVKTLEPGQSTVGPMTFPDDFLNTELAGQTVEMDLTLYTVKEKKLPPLTDELAKKAGGFESVEKMREAITKSYMESRRQLHRATAQKKFLDALLAQVSFEIPPSLLGRHLDNQVGEAVHRAERQGKTLEAVTGMDPEAYRAHVTPQAEELARAEIFLLAVARKEGLEVTEQEVDFHLRQLAARMGQDFHELKQFYSQHGLIFEVRDKLLADKAMERMYSKVNVVEVPASAAEAQA from the coding sequence ATGGAATACACTGTTGAAGCCGTCACCTCTGTAATGCGCAGCATCAAGGTTCACGTATCTGAAGACGAGGTGCACGCCTCCCTGGCCGCCACCACGGCCATGTACCGCAAGGATGTGGACATCAAGGGCTTCCGCAAGGGCAAGGCCCCCACGAGCATCATCGAAGGCAAGTTCAAGAAGCAGATCGCGGCCGAAGCGACCACGGATCTGGTGAACCTGCACATCAATGAGATCCTGGGCGAGCTCAAGGTGTCGCCGGTGTCTCGCATCGATTTCGACGGCGGGGAGATGGAAAAAGGCCAGACCTTCGACTACACCATCCGCTTTGAAGTCATGCCCGAGATCGAGCTGCCTGCCTTTGAGGGCACCACGGTGGAAGAAGAAACTCCCGTGGTGAACGAGGCGGAAATCGAGGCTGTGATGGACCGCATCCGCAACAATGCCGCGGAAGTGGTGCCTGTGGAAACGCCCCGCAAGCCCGTGAACGGCGACATTGTGGTGGTCAGCTTCAAGGCCCGCAAGGACGGCGCCGTCATCCCGGGTCTGGAAGCAGAAAACTTTGAGCTCTCCCTGGGCGAGGGCCATGCCCTGGAGCCCTTCGAGGAGATGGTCAAAACCTTGGAGCCCGGGCAGTCCACCGTCGGTCCCATGACGTTCCCCGACGACTTCCTGAACACGGAACTCGCCGGCCAGACCGTGGAAATGGACCTCACCCTGTACACGGTGAAGGAAAAGAAGCTCCCGCCGCTGACGGACGAGCTGGCCAAGAAGGCCGGCGGATTTGAAAGCGTGGAGAAGATGCGCGAGGCCATCACCAAGTCGTACATGGAAAGCCGCCGGCAGCTGCATCGCGCCACCGCGCAGAAGAAGTTCCTGGATGCCCTGCTGGCCCAGGTGAGCTTCGAGATCCCGCCCTCCCTGCTGGGCCGCCACCTGGACAACCAGGTGGGCGAAGCCGTGCATCGGGCCGAGCGCCAGGGCAAGACCCTGGAAGCCGTGACCGGCATGGATCCCGAGGCCTACCGCGCCCATGTGACGCCCCAGGCGGAAGAACTTGCCCGGGCGGAAATCTTCCTGCTGGCCGTGGCCCGCAAGGAAGGCCTGGAAGTGACCGAACAGGAAGTGGATTTCCACCTGCGCCAGCTGGCTGCACGCATGGGCCAGGATTTCCACGAGCTCAAGCAGTTCTACTCCCAGCATGGCCTGATCTTTGAAGTGCGCGACAAACTGCTGGCAGACAAGGCCATGGAGCGGATGTACTCCAAGGTGAACGTGGTGGAAGTGCCCGCCAGCGCGGCCGAAGCCCAGGCGTAA
- the clpX gene encoding ATP-dependent Clp protease ATP-binding subunit ClpX produces the protein MATKKLGTPPELHCSFCSKSQEEVQRLIAGPDVYICDECVALCNEIIAQESINEDLEDGRLLSPEEIHKKLDEYVIGQQHAKKILAVAVHNHYKRVFFSGQVSDDVELEKSNILLMGPTGCGKTLLAKTLARVLKVPFAIADATTLTEAGYVGEDVENILVQLLQNADYDIEAASRGIIYIDEIDKIARKGDSPSITRDVSGEGVQQALLKIIEGTEANIPPKGGRKHPQQEFIRLNTSNILFIMGGAFIGLEKIVQERRAGRSIGFGATVETPAKVNLSSIYSEVHPIDLIKFGLIPEFVGRIPVLTFVEELSEDDLVRILTEPKNALTRQYHKLFELDKVRLRFTNNALRSIAQKAIERKTGARGLRNVMENIMLDIMYALPSLVGVKECVVNKNVVEKGMEPLLIYQQEARSANS, from the coding sequence ATGGCCACCAAGAAGCTCGGCACCCCCCCGGAGCTGCATTGCTCGTTCTGTTCCAAAAGCCAGGAAGAGGTCCAGCGCCTCATCGCCGGCCCCGACGTGTACATCTGCGACGAGTGCGTGGCGCTGTGCAACGAGATCATTGCCCAGGAAAGCATCAACGAAGACCTGGAGGACGGCCGGCTGCTCTCCCCCGAGGAAATTCACAAAAAGCTTGATGAATACGTCATCGGCCAGCAGCACGCCAAGAAAATCCTGGCAGTGGCCGTGCACAACCATTACAAGCGCGTGTTCTTTTCCGGCCAGGTCAGCGATGACGTGGAACTGGAAAAGTCCAACATCCTGCTCATGGGCCCCACCGGCTGCGGCAAGACCCTGCTGGCCAAAACCCTGGCCCGGGTGCTCAAGGTGCCCTTCGCCATTGCGGACGCCACCACCCTGACCGAAGCCGGCTACGTGGGCGAAGACGTGGAAAACATCCTCGTCCAGCTGCTGCAGAATGCGGACTACGACATCGAAGCCGCCTCCCGCGGCATCATCTACATTGACGAGATCGACAAGATCGCCCGCAAGGGGGACTCTCCCTCCATCACCCGCGACGTCTCCGGCGAAGGGGTGCAGCAGGCCCTCCTGAAGATCATCGAAGGCACGGAAGCAAACATTCCTCCCAAGGGCGGCCGCAAGCACCCGCAGCAGGAATTCATCCGCCTGAACACGTCCAACATCCTGTTCATCATGGGTGGGGCGTTCATCGGGCTGGAAAAAATCGTGCAGGAACGCCGCGCCGGCCGGTCCATCGGCTTCGGCGCCACGGTGGAGACGCCCGCCAAGGTCAATCTGTCCAGCATCTACTCGGAAGTCCACCCCATCGACCTCATCAAATTCGGCCTCATCCCCGAGTTTGTGGGCCGTATCCCGGTGCTCACTTTCGTGGAAGAACTGAGCGAAGACGATCTGGTGCGCATCCTCACCGAGCCCAAAAACGCGCTCACCCGACAGTATCACAAGCTCTTTGAGCTCGATAAGGTCCGCCTGCGCTTCACCAACAATGCCCTGCGCTCCATTGCCCAGAAGGCCATTGAGCGCAAGACCGGCGCCCGCGGCCTGCGCAACGTGATGGAAAACATCATGCTGGACATCATGTACGCTCTGCCTTCGCTGGTGGGCGTGAAGGAATGCGTGGTCAACAAGAACGTGGTGGAAAAAGGCATGGAGCCCCTGCTTATTTACCAGCAGGAGGCGCGCTCTGCGAATTCCTGA
- the clpP gene encoding ATP-dependent Clp endopeptidase proteolytic subunit ClpP, translated as MAWGAVPFVIETTGRTERMYDIYSRLLKDRIILLSSAIDDHVASLVCAQLLFLESENPEKEINLYINSPGGLVTAGLAIYDTMQYISAPVVTLCLGQAASMGAFLLAAGAKGMRYTLPHSRIMLHQPSGGFQGQATDIEIHAREVLRLKDSLNTILAENCGKNVDQIAKDTDRDNFMTAEEAKAYGVVDHILTSRLDKDEAGAAK; from the coding sequence ATGGCCTGGGGCGCAGTGCCCTTTGTCATTGAGACGACCGGCCGCACCGAGCGGATGTATGACATCTACTCGCGTTTGCTCAAGGATCGTATCATACTGCTCAGCAGCGCCATTGACGACCATGTCGCCAGCCTTGTCTGCGCGCAGTTGCTGTTTCTGGAGTCCGAAAATCCTGAAAAGGAAATCAATCTGTACATCAATTCCCCCGGCGGCCTGGTGACGGCTGGCCTGGCCATCTACGACACCATGCAGTACATCTCTGCCCCGGTGGTCACCCTGTGCCTGGGCCAGGCAGCCAGCATGGGCGCATTCCTGCTCGCCGCAGGGGCCAAAGGCATGCGCTACACCTTGCCCCACAGCCGCATCATGCTCCACCAGCCCTCGGGCGGTTTTCAGGGCCAGGCCACGGATATCGAAATCCACGCCCGCGAAGTGCTGCGGCTCAAGGATTCGCTCAACACGATCCTGGCCGAAAACTGCGGCAAGAATGTGGACCAGATCGCCAAGGACACGGACCGCGACAACTTCATGACCGCGGAAGAAGCCAAGGCGTACGGCGTGGTGGATCACATCCTGACCTCGCGCCTGGACAAGGACGAGGCCGGCGCCGCCAAGTAG
- a CDS encoding ArnT family glycosyltransferase — MTPEHAVSAADPAAGQSVHAASASAEGSASRWFADPWCWAIVALSAFLLFYQLGQRPFWQDEAETACLAKNVLKYGLPRVTDGVNIISQEQGREYGPDLIWAWSPWMQIYVSALGLKIGGLNTFAGRFPFALAGVICVLLTYRLVRVHFRDVQWARLAALFLTLCVPFLLFGRQNRYYTLGAILTILSLEAFIPRRATSAANVLAGVSMGLMFHANYLLLFSFGPAIVVAKCLVERQLPRFKDLLIMGGCAMVIIVPGFMMYGIGKQGGMLDFTKIPANIGNYFADFVQFMLPLPVAVYLVWRWRRFFLACMLKHAPEDRGERMVLLMALTMLGSVLILALIPQRFLRYLVHLYPLLAVMLAWLCLKIWRNHKPCGALLAGLLLLTNWMHIIPMEVLGIVNRPWQTDPQMLAYPNIPIRLLLTEMVHGYPDVNARLIDFFKEHARKDDTILISYGDLPLQFYTDFKILGGLRADDPDAVNNPEWLVKRSVSRTDRDGFLVQSDDVILNVLHLERDYDRIDLDAADDMFGNRADPYYHQFVPQEEPYQALVVYRRKDLRDRQ; from the coding sequence GTGACCCCCGAACACGCCGTTTCCGCTGCCGACCCCGCCGCCGGCCAGTCTGTCCATGCTGCATCCGCGTCTGCTGAGGGTTCGGCATCCCGATGGTTTGCCGACCCCTGGTGCTGGGCCATTGTCGCCTTGTCCGCCTTTTTGCTGTTCTACCAGCTCGGGCAGCGGCCCTTCTGGCAGGACGAGGCCGAAACGGCCTGCCTGGCCAAGAACGTGCTCAAGTACGGTCTGCCCCGCGTCACGGACGGCGTGAACATCATCTCGCAGGAACAGGGGCGGGAATACGGGCCGGATCTCATCTGGGCCTGGTCCCCCTGGATGCAGATTTACGTCTCGGCCCTGGGCCTGAAAATTGGCGGGCTGAACACCTTTGCCGGCCGGTTTCCCTTTGCCCTGGCCGGGGTGATCTGCGTGCTGCTGACGTATCGGCTGGTGCGGGTGCACTTCCGGGATGTGCAATGGGCGCGTCTGGCCGCCCTGTTCCTGACCCTGTGCGTGCCGTTTTTATTGTTCGGCCGGCAGAACCGCTATTATACCCTGGGCGCCATCCTGACCATCCTGAGCCTGGAGGCGTTCATCCCCAGACGGGCCACCTCGGCGGCCAACGTGTTGGCCGGGGTTTCCATGGGGTTGATGTTTCACGCCAACTATTTGCTGCTGTTCAGCTTTGGTCCGGCCATTGTGGTGGCCAAGTGCCTGGTGGAACGCCAGTTGCCCCGATTCAAAGATCTGCTGATCATGGGCGGGTGCGCCATGGTCATCATTGTGCCGGGCTTCATGATGTACGGCATCGGCAAGCAGGGGGGCATGCTGGATTTCACCAAGATTCCGGCAAATATAGGGAATTACTTCGCGGACTTTGTGCAGTTCATGCTGCCGCTGCCCGTGGCGGTGTATCTGGTATGGCGCTGGCGCAGGTTTTTCCTGGCCTGCATGCTCAAGCATGCGCCGGAAGACCGCGGGGAACGCATGGTGCTGCTCATGGCCCTGACCATGCTGGGCAGCGTGCTCATCCTGGCACTTATTCCGCAGCGCTTCCTGCGCTATCTGGTGCATCTGTATCCGTTGCTGGCGGTGATGCTGGCTTGGCTGTGCCTGAAGATCTGGCGCAATCACAAGCCCTGCGGCGCGCTGCTGGCCGGCCTGCTGTTGCTGACCAACTGGATGCACATCATCCCCATGGAAGTGCTGGGTATTGTGAACCGCCCCTGGCAGACCGATCCCCAGATGCTGGCCTATCCCAATATCCCCATTCGCCTGCTGCTGACGGAAATGGTGCATGGGTATCCGGACGTGAATGCGCGGCTCATTGATTTTTTCAAGGAACATGCGCGCAAGGATGACACGATTCTCATCAGCTATGGCGACCTGCCCCTGCAGTTCTACACGGATTTCAAAATCCTCGGCGGGCTGCGTGCGGACGATCCGGACGCCGTGAACAATCCGGAGTGGCTGGTCAAGCGCAGCGTCTCCCGGACGGATCGTGACGGCTTTCTTGTCCAGTCTGACGACGTCATCCTGAATGTCTTGCATCTGGAGCGCGACTACGACCGCATTGATCTTGATGCGGCGGACGACATGTTCGGGAACCGGGCGGACCCGTACTACCATCAGTTTGTGCCCCAGGAAGAACCGTACCAAGCGCTGGTGGTGTACCGGCGCAAAGATTTGAGGGACAGGCAATGA
- a CDS encoding OmpA family protein produces MSSHSLTDDAAQGTAEFDHSDFGQPGGGCAAAAAELQTDQDQDGIADAIDYCLGTPAGVAVDSRGCPLRCFLHFQVMFDMDAGEIAPAQQDRLQQLADLLRDNPQLDVVLEGHSDNMGDSQRNLQRSRQRAEQVQAVLVDRYGVAAHRLHLRAFGSSRPLVTNNTLVGRARNQRVEASVQGLYAAHGGWLALNRPYNVLFGIGTVTLDALARLRLDDLGRHMQADTDVVAMLEGHSDAMGDRQSHLAVSRLRAEAVREYLMQRWGIAPQRLAVAALGDAVPLAEHASLHGRALNHRVSVRLHRGWSPEAVLAKAKALEEHARDPAGVWRDRHASLVAVQGQASVVEFSQGETVPAPEMQRRLESIAAYLVQRPELRVIVLGHCDVLGDMQQEQALALMRAEAVRQLLEQHCQIAPARLEVRSYGAQMPVASNETAEGRQRNRRVELRILPPLP; encoded by the coding sequence ATGTCTTCCCATTCTCTGACTGATGATGCGGCACAGGGAACTGCCGAGTTCGACCATTCCGACTTCGGGCAGCCCGGAGGGGGCTGTGCGGCCGCGGCGGCGGAGCTGCAGACAGATCAGGACCAGGACGGCATTGCCGATGCCATCGACTACTGCCTCGGCACACCGGCAGGCGTGGCTGTGGACTCCCGTGGGTGTCCCCTGCGCTGCTTCCTGCATTTCCAGGTGATGTTCGATATGGATGCTGGCGAGATTGCTCCCGCGCAGCAGGATCGGCTGCAGCAACTGGCCGATCTGCTGCGGGACAACCCGCAGTTGGACGTCGTTCTGGAAGGCCATTCGGACAATATGGGAGATTCGCAACGCAATTTGCAGCGCTCGCGCCAGCGGGCAGAGCAGGTGCAGGCCGTGTTGGTGGACCGCTACGGTGTGGCGGCGCACCGTCTGCATCTGCGGGCGTTCGGCAGCTCGCGCCCGCTGGTGACCAACAATACCTTGGTCGGCCGGGCTCGCAATCAACGGGTGGAAGCCTCGGTGCAGGGGTTGTATGCCGCGCATGGGGGCTGGCTGGCATTGAATCGGCCATACAACGTGCTGTTCGGCATCGGTACGGTCACCCTTGACGCCCTTGCCCGCCTGCGGTTGGACGACCTGGGGCGGCATATGCAAGCGGATACGGATGTGGTGGCCATGTTGGAGGGGCACAGCGATGCCATGGGCGACCGCCAGTCCCATCTGGCCGTGTCCCGCCTGCGGGCCGAGGCCGTGCGCGAGTATTTGATGCAGCGCTGGGGCATTGCGCCGCAGCGGCTGGCTGTGGCTGCGCTGGGGGATGCCGTGCCCCTGGCCGAACACGCCAGCCTGCATGGCCGGGCACTCAATCATCGGGTGAGCGTGCGGCTGCATCGCGGCTGGTCGCCCGAGGCGGTGTTGGCCAAGGCCAAGGCCCTGGAGGAACATGCCCGGGATCCGGCCGGCGTCTGGCGCGATCGGCACGCCTCGCTGGTGGCGGTGCAGGGGCAGGCCTCGGTGGTGGAATTCAGCCAGGGCGAAACCGTGCCTGCGCCGGAAATGCAGCGCCGGCTGGAAAGCATTGCCGCCTATCTGGTCCAGCGGCCGGAATTGCGGGTGATTGTGCTCGGGCATTGTGACGTGCTGGGAGACATGCAGCAGGAACAGGCGCTTGCCCTCATGCGTGCCGAGGCGGTGCGTCAACTGCTGGAACAGCATTGCCAGATTGCCCCGGCGCGGCTGGAGGTGCGCAGCTACGGCGCCCAGATGCCGGTGGCTTCCAACGAGACCGCCGAGGGCCGGCAGCGCAACCGGCGGGTGGAATTGCGGATTCTGCCGCCATTGCCGTAG